In Archangium violaceum, the following are encoded in one genomic region:
- a CDS encoding caspase family protein: MKRALFVSLLLLPLLAAASPDEGPPPVRRFALLVGVNDGGPSRVRLRYAVSDAKAVSQVLGELGGVLPGDRILVLDADRAALEDGMNRLRRMIDAAKSSGGRTEALLYYSGHSDEEGLMLKQDRLSYRELRQALNALTSDVRIAILDSCASGAMARQKGGVRRPAFLVDASSSVRGHAILTSSSEDEVSQESDRIGGSYFTHNLVSGLRGAADLSGDGRVTLNEAYQFAFNETLARTEKTRAGAQHPAYDIDLAGSGDLVMTELRTNTAGLVLAGPLDGRLYVRDAPGNLVMELEKRAGRPTELALPPGQYTVTRERQGGGSRASFALAEGRRTSLGESDFSPMAGELTVSRGGGAMAMGAPAREHSSRFFNVGLVPLLQTNSVLEGPVDNNLSLSLLVGSSARLRGVALALLGHWATDEVAGAQLSVLANVSGADVRGLQSSVGANWASGSIAGGQASVAFNHARGDVTGVQASAGVNLVQGRMRGIQGSVAVNWAAMAEGAQLSLVNVGGDVSGAQVGLLNIARRMRGLQLGLVNVSGDMEGVPFGLISVAGNGQFHVEVTGSDLHPLDLAIKLGSKSFYTVFTGGYGTLVGGEARWSMGLGLGGHVSFDRWFIDLDAVGRSVFVGRTANSNLLLAQLRLLGGFQIAPRFAVIAGPSFNTAISLDGAPMQKVSFMSGEARGELEMWPGFQVGLRF; encoded by the coding sequence GTGAAGCGAGCGCTCTTCGTCTCCCTTCTGCTCCTTCCCCTCCTGGCCGCGGCCTCTCCGGACGAGGGCCCGCCGCCGGTGCGGCGCTTCGCGCTGTTGGTGGGCGTCAACGACGGGGGCCCCAGCCGCGTGCGCCTGCGCTACGCCGTCTCCGACGCGAAGGCCGTGAGCCAGGTGCTCGGCGAGCTCGGCGGGGTGCTGCCGGGAGATCGCATCCTGGTGCTGGACGCGGACCGCGCGGCGCTGGAGGACGGGATGAACCGCCTGCGGCGGATGATCGACGCGGCGAAGTCCTCCGGCGGGCGCACCGAGGCGCTCCTCTATTACTCGGGGCACTCGGACGAGGAGGGCCTGATGCTGAAGCAGGACCGCCTCTCGTACCGGGAGCTGCGCCAGGCCTTGAACGCGCTGACGTCGGACGTGCGCATCGCCATCCTGGACTCGTGCGCGTCCGGAGCGATGGCGCGGCAGAAGGGTGGGGTGCGGCGGCCAGCCTTCCTGGTGGACGCGTCCTCGTCCGTGCGGGGGCACGCCATCCTCACCTCCTCCTCCGAGGACGAGGTGTCCCAGGAGTCGGATCGCATCGGCGGCTCGTACTTCACGCACAACCTGGTGTCGGGCCTGCGCGGCGCGGCGGACCTGAGCGGGGACGGGCGGGTGACGCTCAACGAGGCGTACCAGTTCGCCTTCAACGAGACGCTCGCGCGCACGGAGAAGACGCGGGCCGGCGCGCAGCATCCGGCGTACGACATCGACCTGGCCGGTTCGGGCGACCTGGTGATGACCGAGCTGCGCACGAACACGGCGGGCCTCGTCCTGGCGGGTCCGCTCGATGGCCGGCTCTACGTGCGTGACGCGCCGGGCAACCTGGTGATGGAGCTGGAGAAGCGGGCGGGACGTCCCACCGAGCTGGCCCTCCCACCGGGCCAGTACACGGTGACGCGCGAGCGGCAGGGAGGGGGCTCCCGGGCCTCCTTCGCGCTCGCGGAGGGCCGGCGCACCTCGCTGGGCGAGAGTGACTTCTCCCCGATGGCGGGCGAGCTGACCGTGTCGCGCGGGGGTGGCGCGATGGCGATGGGCGCCCCGGCGCGGGAGCACTCGAGCCGGTTCTTCAACGTGGGCCTGGTCCCGCTGCTGCAGACGAACTCCGTGCTCGAGGGCCCGGTGGACAACAACCTGTCGCTCTCCCTGCTCGTGGGCAGCTCGGCGCGGCTGAGGGGCGTGGCGTTGGCGCTCCTCGGCCACTGGGCGACGGACGAGGTGGCGGGCGCGCAGCTCTCGGTGTTGGCCAACGTGTCCGGGGCGGATGTCCGCGGACTGCAGTCCTCCGTGGGAGCGAACTGGGCCTCGGGGAGCATCGCCGGCGGGCAGGCCTCGGTGGCCTTCAATCACGCCAGGGGCGATGTCACGGGCGTGCAGGCCTCGGCGGGTGTCAATCTCGTCCAGGGCCGGATGCGCGGCATCCAGGGGTCGGTGGCCGTGAACTGGGCGGCCATGGCCGAGGGCGCGCAGCTCTCCCTCGTCAACGTGGGCGGGGACGTATCGGGCGCGCAGGTGGGCCTCCTCAACATCGCCCGCCGCATGAGGGGCCTGCAGCTCGGGCTGGTCAACGTGTCGGGCGACATGGAGGGTGTCCCCTTCGGGTTGATCAGCGTGGCGGGCAATGGCCAGTTCCACGTCGAGGTGACCGGCAGCGACTTGCACCCCCTCGACCTGGCGATCAAGCTGGGCAGCAAGTCCTTCTACACGGTGTTCACGGGCGGCTATGGCACCCTGGTGGGAGGCGAGGCGCGCTGGTCGATGGGCCTGGGCCTGGGTGGACACGTGTCGTTCGACCGCTGGTTCATCGACCTTGACGCGGTGGGTCGCTCCGTCTTCGTGGGCAGGACCGCGAACAGCAACCTCCTGCTGGCCCAGCTCCGGCTGCTGGGGGGTTTCCAGATAGCGCCGCGCTTCGCGGTGATCGCCGGCCCCTCGTTCAACACCGCCATCTCGCTCGATGGGGCACCGATGCAGAAGGTGAGCTTCATGTCCGGTGAAGCCCGGGGCGAGCTGGAGATGTGGCCCGGGTTCCAGGTGGGCCTGCGCTTCTAG
- a CDS encoding amidase encodes MAIQGYDALDATALAERVRKKELHPSELVEETISRIEEVNPKLNAVVHRMYDQARKTAAGPLPEGPFTGVPFVVKDLDGYVAGVPFTGSCKALVNFVPDHDSELIARFRRAGVILVAKTNTPELGILGTTEPALRGPTRNPWNPEHSTGGSSGGSAACVATRVVPMAHAGDGGGSIRIPASACGLFGLKPTRARNPLGPIIGESWGGYVQQHVLTRSVRDSAAMLDATHGADPGAPYAAPPPARPFLQEVGAPPGRLRIAFSTGSLFGKHVHPDCVAAVKDAAKLCEDLGHEVVEDAPRLDWGELVRAYLVNVAANVAVELEEISHLTRKPLDASDFEPSTWALSQLGNILTAADLQRSRSATHRASRKVAAFFERYDLFLDATLAYPPVRIGELALKPTELAALAVLRRVPVKPAFLRMLDELAANSLERTPNTQLFNQTGQPAMSVPLYWNAAGLPIGVQFAGRFGDEATLFRLAAQLEQARPWAGRTPLVSAGSR; translated from the coding sequence ATGGCCATCCAGGGATACGACGCGCTCGACGCCACCGCACTCGCCGAGCGGGTGCGCAAGAAGGAGCTGCACCCGAGCGAGCTGGTGGAGGAGACGATCTCACGCATCGAGGAGGTGAACCCGAAGCTCAACGCGGTGGTCCACCGGATGTACGACCAGGCGCGCAAGACGGCGGCGGGACCGCTCCCAGAGGGACCATTCACGGGAGTGCCCTTCGTGGTGAAGGACCTGGATGGCTACGTGGCGGGGGTGCCCTTCACGGGCTCGTGCAAGGCGCTGGTGAACTTCGTCCCGGACCATGACTCGGAGCTGATCGCGCGGTTCCGGCGTGCGGGCGTCATCCTCGTGGCGAAGACGAACACGCCCGAGCTGGGGATCCTCGGGACGACCGAGCCGGCGCTGCGAGGGCCGACGCGCAACCCGTGGAATCCGGAGCACTCGACGGGAGGCTCGAGCGGAGGCTCGGCGGCGTGTGTGGCGACGAGGGTGGTGCCCATGGCGCATGCGGGTGACGGAGGGGGTTCCATCCGGATTCCCGCGTCCGCGTGTGGCCTCTTCGGGCTCAAGCCGACGCGGGCCCGCAACCCGCTGGGGCCGATCATCGGCGAGTCGTGGGGCGGCTACGTCCAGCAGCACGTGCTGACGCGGAGCGTGCGGGACAGCGCGGCGATGCTCGATGCGACGCACGGCGCGGATCCGGGAGCGCCCTACGCGGCGCCTCCGCCGGCGAGGCCCTTCCTCCAGGAGGTGGGGGCTCCACCGGGACGCCTGCGCATCGCGTTCTCCACGGGCTCGCTCTTCGGCAAGCACGTGCACCCGGACTGCGTGGCGGCGGTGAAGGATGCGGCGAAGCTGTGCGAGGATCTCGGCCACGAGGTGGTCGAGGACGCACCCCGGCTCGACTGGGGGGAGCTGGTGCGCGCGTACCTGGTGAACGTCGCGGCCAACGTGGCGGTGGAGCTGGAGGAGATCTCCCACCTGACGCGCAAGCCGCTCGACGCCAGTGACTTCGAGCCGTCGACCTGGGCGCTCTCGCAGCTCGGTAACATCCTCACGGCGGCCGATCTGCAGCGCTCGCGCAGCGCCACCCACCGCGCGAGCCGGAAGGTCGCGGCCTTCTTCGAGCGGTACGATCTCTTCCTGGACGCGACGCTCGCGTATCCGCCGGTGCGCATCGGCGAGCTGGCACTCAAGCCCACGGAACTCGCGGCGCTGGCGGTGCTGCGCAGGGTGCCGGTGAAGCCCGCCTTCCTGCGGATGCTGGACGAGCTCGCGGCCAACAGCCTGGAGCGGACGCCCAACACACAGCTCTTCAACCAGACGGGGCAGCCGGCCATGTCGGTGCCGCTGTACTGGAACGCGGCCGGGCTGCCCATCGGGGTGCAGTTCGCCGGACGCTTCGGAGACGAGGCCACGCTGTTCCGGCTCGCGGCGCAACTGGAGCAGGCCCGGCCGTGGGCGGGGCGGACGCCCCTGGTTTCGGCGGGGAGCCGTTAG
- a CDS encoding RNA polymerase sigma factor produces MKGTAIMDETPLGARVTPLDFDALVEREQAALLRLARRLIWDGEEARDLVQATLADAYEKRHTLRDAGAGPAWLRRILVSRAMGLLRRRRVWNVVREVLDLGPAPRPSPEECFAGVERWRAFGRALRTLPAQQATAFSLRYLEGLELDAIADAMNLARGTVRIHLYRALQKLKAADALQGDTP; encoded by the coding sequence TTGAAGGGCACCGCCATCATGGACGAGACGCCGCTGGGAGCGAGGGTCACCCCCCTCGACTTCGACGCGCTCGTGGAGCGTGAGCAGGCCGCCCTGCTGCGCCTGGCGCGGCGCCTCATCTGGGACGGGGAGGAGGCGAGGGACCTCGTCCAGGCCACCCTGGCGGATGCCTACGAGAAGCGTCACACCCTGCGAGACGCCGGGGCCGGTCCCGCCTGGCTGCGGCGCATCCTCGTCTCGCGGGCCATGGGCCTGCTGCGCCGGCGCCGGGTGTGGAATGTCGTCCGGGAGGTGTTGGACCTGGGCCCGGCCCCGCGACCCTCGCCGGAGGAGTGCTTCGCCGGGGTCGAGCGGTGGCGGGCCTTTGGCCGGGCCCTGCGGACGCTCCCAGCCCAGCAGGCCACGGCCTTCTCCCTCCGCTACCTGGAGGGGCTCGAGCTCGATGCCATCGCCGACGCCATGAACCTCGCCCGCGGCACCGTCCGCATCCATCTCTACCGGGCGCTCCAGAAGCTCAAGGCCGCTGACGCCCTCCAAGGAGACACCCCATGA
- a CDS encoding SDR family oxidoreductase: MVPLILLGCGYTLTRLALVEARSGRPVLAVTRDEKRREELSRAGVQLPSLDEAVASAKGAHVVSSIPPEAGLDASLSESLARVGPARLVYLSSTGVYGDARGHVDESTPLDTTSTRARGRIDAEAHYRRLGGISLRIAGIYGPGRGLHERIRSGTLRIPESGGGRISRVHVDDLVEALRVVLERGEPGGMYCVADDRPATQAETSQWLCARLGLPLPPAVPLTSLHESLRGDRAISNARLKALGWRPRYPDFIVGFSALLEAGA, encoded by the coding sequence ATGGTTCCTCTCATCCTGCTCGGATGTGGCTACACGTTGACGCGGCTGGCACTCGTGGAGGCACGGAGCGGGCGCCCGGTGCTGGCGGTGACCCGGGACGAGAAGCGCCGCGAGGAATTGTCCCGAGCGGGAGTCCAACTCCCGTCCCTGGACGAAGCCGTGGCGTCCGCGAAGGGGGCCCACGTCGTGAGCTCCATCCCGCCGGAGGCCGGGCTCGATGCCTCCCTGTCCGAGTCCCTGGCGCGCGTCGGACCCGCCCGTCTCGTCTACCTCTCCTCCACGGGGGTCTACGGTGATGCGCGGGGACACGTGGACGAGTCCACCCCCCTCGACACCACTTCCACGCGTGCCCGGGGCCGCATCGACGCGGAGGCCCACTACCGGCGGCTCGGCGGCATCAGCCTGCGCATCGCGGGCATCTACGGTCCCGGCCGGGGCCTGCATGAGCGCATCCGCTCGGGCACGCTCCGCATCCCCGAGAGTGGAGGCGGCCGCATCTCCCGGGTGCACGTGGATGACCTGGTGGAGGCCCTCCGGGTGGTGCTGGAGCGGGGTGAGCCGGGAGGCATGTACTGCGTGGCGGACGATCGGCCGGCGACGCAGGCGGAGACGAGCCAGTGGCTGTGCGCGCGGCTCGGGCTGCCACTCCCACCGGCAGTGCCCCTGACTTCACTCCACGAGTCACTCCGCGGGGATCGGGCCATCTCCAATGCCCGGCTGAAGGCGCTGGGGTGGCGGCCCCGCTACCCGGATTTCATCGTGGGTTTTTCGGCCCTCCTGGAGGCCGGAGCCTGA
- a CDS encoding GNAT family N-acetyltransferase, protein MPPYEIRPISAAETRHLRHVVLRPHQRPEELVYPGDDAPDTVHLGLYVEGKQLGVASLYREPQPGSKSPTEWRLRGMAVLAHEQGRGNGAALLQACIDHAARHGGTRLWCNARTTAAGFYRRLGFSVEGGEFELAGIGPHYLMWRAL, encoded by the coding sequence ATGCCCCCGTACGAGATCCGCCCCATCTCCGCGGCCGAGACCCGCCACCTTCGCCACGTCGTGCTCCGCCCCCACCAGCGCCCCGAGGAGCTGGTCTACCCGGGGGACGATGCCCCGGACACGGTGCACCTGGGACTGTACGTGGAGGGGAAACAGCTCGGCGTGGCCTCGCTCTACCGCGAGCCCCAGCCCGGCTCGAAGTCCCCCACCGAGTGGCGCCTGCGAGGCATGGCGGTGCTCGCTCACGAACAGGGCCGGGGCAACGGCGCCGCCCTGCTCCAGGCCTGCATCGATCACGCGGCGCGTCATGGTGGCACCCGGCTGTGGTGCAACGCGCGCACGACGGCCGCGGGCTTCTACCGGCGGCTGGGCTTCAGCGTGGAGGGTGGGGAGTTCGAGCTGGCTGGCATTGGCCCGCACTACCTGATGTGGCGGGCCCTCTGA
- a CDS encoding EVE domain-containing protein gives MAKPQYWLIKSEPSVYPYSQLEKDGRTGWTGVRSFEARNNLRAMKPGDLCLFYHSNEGKAVVGVARVLTDPGPDPTAPDEDWASVDVGPVVAVQEPVTLSTIKSTRELKDFPLITRSRLSVASVSSEHFKRVLEMGGTRIPRAAR, from the coding sequence ATGGCGAAACCCCAGTACTGGCTGATCAAGAGCGAGCCCTCCGTCTACCCGTATTCCCAGTTGGAGAAGGACGGCCGCACCGGGTGGACCGGCGTGCGCAGCTTCGAGGCTCGCAACAACCTCCGGGCCATGAAGCCCGGCGACCTGTGTCTCTTCTACCACTCCAACGAGGGCAAGGCCGTCGTCGGCGTGGCCCGTGTCCTCACCGACCCCGGTCCCGACCCCACCGCCCCGGACGAGGACTGGGCCTCCGTCGACGTGGGACCCGTGGTCGCCGTCCAGGAGCCGGTCACGCTCTCCACCATCAAGTCCACCCGCGAGCTGAAGGACTTTCCCCTCATTACCCGCAGCCGCTTGAGCGTCGCCTCCGTGTCCTCGGAGCACTTCAAGCGTGTTCTCGAGATGGGCGGGACCAGGATTCCCAGAGCCGCCCGCTGA
- a CDS encoding ActD protein, with amino-acid sequence MSHHTPDWLLERIALGELPPDELAAARARLATEPGGLERLAKLEADDGATLAKLPPSQVVAEVARRRRVREASRSVGASSSSRGWLPAVALGAPVAAGLALMMFFSRSELPEETRPEQVALLETTRTKGLEPKLLIHRQTRREPEPLADAARARPGDVLQLSYVSAGRPYGAVLSVDGRGSVTLHYPESLTGSLALAGGTVSLSSAYELDDAPLFERFFFVTSTAPFDLNALMDAARQLARSSEAARHAPLPLPESLSQSSLTLEKSP; translated from the coding sequence ATGTCCCACCACACGCCCGATTGGTTGCTGGAGCGTATCGCCCTGGGGGAACTGCCTCCTGACGAGCTGGCCGCCGCCCGCGCGCGCCTGGCCACGGAGCCTGGAGGACTCGAGCGCCTCGCGAAGCTGGAGGCGGATGATGGGGCCACGCTGGCGAAACTCCCACCGTCCCAGGTCGTCGCCGAGGTGGCTCGTCGCCGCCGGGTGCGGGAGGCCTCGCGCTCGGTGGGGGCCTCCTCCAGCTCCCGGGGGTGGCTGCCGGCCGTTGCACTGGGAGCACCCGTGGCCGCGGGGCTCGCGCTGATGATGTTCTTCTCCCGGAGCGAGCTGCCCGAGGAGACCCGGCCGGAGCAGGTGGCGCTGCTCGAGACGACGCGCACCAAGGGGTTGGAGCCGAAGCTGCTCATCCATCGCCAGACGCGGCGCGAGCCCGAGCCGCTCGCGGACGCGGCCCGGGCGCGGCCGGGGGACGTGCTGCAGCTCAGCTACGTGTCCGCGGGCCGGCCCTACGGCGCGGTGCTGTCCGTCGATGGCCGGGGCTCCGTCACGTTGCACTACCCGGAGTCGCTCACCGGTTCGCTGGCGCTCGCGGGGGGAACGGTGTCGCTGTCGAGCGCCTATGAGCTGGACGACGCGCCCCTCTTCGAGCGCTTCTTCTTCGTCACCAGCACCGCGCCTTTCGATCTGAACGCGCTGATGGACGCGGCGCGCCAGCTGGCCCGCTCCTCCGAGGCGGCCCGCCACGCGCCGCTGCCCCTGCCGGAATCGCTCTCGCAGTCGTCCCTTACCCTGGAGAAGTCCCCGTGA
- a CDS encoding tetratricopeptide repeat protein, giving the protein MSNLLAAFNEGVSHSMSGNHQAAIQVFDRLLEQDPSDVLALSAKGSSLVSLGRPREALKCFERAIDLDPETAEHYRNAALCQLELDEPEAARGLLEEALQLNTEQAWREATAVEIANLGEALLTESGKHRTRGIGLTGKARYRHARHVLELALELHPGLAEAAKALADVWAHLGDTEKRDQYTQLAGRLLRSIAS; this is encoded by the coding sequence ATGTCCAATCTGCTAGCGGCATTCAACGAGGGCGTGAGCCACTCGATGTCCGGCAACCATCAGGCCGCGATCCAGGTCTTCGACCGCCTTCTGGAGCAGGACCCCAGTGATGTGCTGGCGCTGAGCGCCAAGGGCTCCTCCCTGGTGAGCCTGGGGCGCCCGCGCGAGGCGCTGAAGTGCTTCGAGCGCGCCATCGATCTGGATCCAGAGACGGCCGAGCACTACCGCAACGCGGCCCTCTGCCAGCTCGAGCTGGACGAGCCGGAGGCGGCCAGGGGCCTGCTGGAGGAGGCCCTGCAACTCAACACCGAGCAGGCCTGGCGCGAGGCCACGGCGGTGGAGATCGCCAACCTGGGCGAGGCGCTCCTGACGGAGTCGGGCAAGCACCGCACCCGGGGCATCGGGCTGACGGGCAAGGCGCGCTACCGCCACGCGCGGCACGTGCTGGAGCTGGCGCTGGAGCTGCACCCGGGGCTGGCGGAGGCGGCCAAGGCCCTGGCGGATGTCTGGGCGCACCTCGGGGACACCGAGAAGCGCGATCAGTACACCCAGCTGGCGGGCCGGCTGCTGCGCAGCATCGCCAGCTGA
- a CDS encoding sensor histidine kinase, whose protein sequence is MTADHATLQAQLRVKRRSCFVSAALILGIFLVHRFLLPGDLDSRLVLVQLAWSTSFVLLGLGVGVLPGWFPGLAAGLVCLASVTAIIHFTGGPASPYLALLVAVPLLLAMFTPDSRLPMLLTLGATVCAVAVLDVLAGVPTRVLVPRAVTFALVGMIGAFGSKTYRRLREAERVAQEERLAALEQLAKSERLRLHAERERAEVDRLVMVGQLAAGVAHEVNNPLAFVRANLSYLKEELRREDSPPDPAELGEVLTETEQGLLRIQQIVTDLRRFSREGSEHERVELGSPKEAMEEARRLASVRLRGLGEVVLDADPELPRVGLGQRHLVQVLLNLLLNAADAVESASPPRPARVVVRARRVAGGVRLEVEDNGPGIPPEVLPRLFEPFFTTKPPGKGTGLGLALCRGYVTQAGGTLHVENRTEGGARFVLLLQEATEVTVSAA, encoded by the coding sequence ATGACGGCGGATCACGCCACGCTCCAGGCACAACTCCGAGTGAAGAGGCGAAGCTGCTTCGTCTCAGCGGCGCTGATCCTCGGAATCTTCCTGGTGCACAGGTTCCTGCTGCCCGGCGACCTCGATTCGCGGCTGGTGCTGGTGCAGCTCGCCTGGAGTACGAGCTTCGTGCTGCTCGGCCTGGGAGTGGGGGTGCTGCCCGGGTGGTTCCCGGGGTTGGCGGCCGGGTTGGTGTGCCTGGCATCGGTGACGGCGATCATCCACTTCACCGGCGGACCCGCGAGCCCCTACCTCGCACTGCTCGTCGCCGTTCCCCTCCTCCTGGCGATGTTCACCCCGGACTCCCGGCTGCCCATGCTGCTGACCCTCGGAGCGACGGTATGCGCGGTGGCGGTGTTGGACGTGCTGGCCGGAGTGCCCACCCGCGTCCTCGTGCCACGGGCGGTCACCTTCGCCCTCGTCGGGATGATCGGCGCCTTCGGGAGCAAGACCTACCGGCGGCTGCGCGAGGCGGAGCGGGTGGCACAGGAGGAGCGACTCGCGGCCCTGGAGCAACTGGCGAAGAGCGAGCGCCTCCGGCTTCACGCCGAGCGCGAGCGCGCGGAGGTGGATCGGCTGGTGATGGTGGGCCAGCTGGCCGCCGGAGTGGCCCACGAGGTGAACAACCCGCTGGCCTTCGTGAGGGCCAACCTGAGCTACCTCAAGGAGGAGCTGCGGCGTGAGGACTCGCCGCCGGACCCGGCGGAGCTCGGCGAGGTGCTGACCGAGACGGAGCAGGGCCTGCTGCGCATCCAGCAGATCGTCACGGATCTCCGGCGCTTCTCGCGCGAGGGAAGCGAGCACGAGCGGGTGGAGCTGGGCTCACCGAAGGAGGCCATGGAGGAGGCACGCCGGCTGGCCTCGGTGCGCCTGCGCGGCCTGGGCGAGGTGGTGTTGGACGCGGACCCGGAGCTGCCCCGGGTGGGCCTGGGGCAGCGCCACCTGGTGCAGGTGCTGTTGAACCTGCTGCTGAACGCGGCGGACGCGGTGGAGTCGGCGAGCCCGCCCCGCCCGGCCCGTGTCGTGGTGAGGGCCCGGCGGGTAGCGGGCGGAGTGCGGTTGGAGGTGGAGGACAACGGCCCGGGGATTCCTCCAGAGGTGCTGCCGCGCCTCTTCGAGCCCTTCTTCACCACCAAACCGCCGGGCAAGGGCACCGGGTTGGGACTCGCCCTGTGCCGCGGCTACGTCACCCAGGCCGGAGGGACGCTCCACGTGGAGAACCGGACCGAGGGCGGCGCCCGCTTCGTCCTCTTGCTGCAAGAGGCAACAGAAGTCACCGTCTCGGCGGCCTGA
- a CDS encoding amino acid permease → MDADKKDQLDADAAQLQRLGYAQQLLRDMGGFSNFAVSFSIISILTGAVTLYGHGLRFGGPFVMGVGWPLVAVMTLTVAASLAQLASSFPTAGALYHWSAMLGGPRVGFFTAWLNTIGQFAITAGIDYGLAEFVADMLGWPRESRLHVLSLYAVILLSHAILNHVGVRAVALLNNVSAWYHVAGVAVVIGALVAFAPKQEPGFLLTRFTTESSVYTYGFLIGLLQAQWTFTGYDASAHVSEETMDPTRNAPWGIFLSVAVSAVVGYALLVGVTLAIGDLPAAAAAPNPFLHVLRESLGPALGGALVWIAIGAMWFCGLSSVTSNSRMLFAFARDGGLPGSTHLASVSPRFRSPHVAIWVSVAAAFVVAIWSGAYAAMVALSTLALYASYALPVWVGLRARKNGTWSHQGPWDLGRYSTLVNVVALGWCAVVMVLFVLPPNELAGYTFAGALALLTVYWVAFQRHTFVGPKVTLLAPSPVIGASSGE, encoded by the coding sequence ATGGACGCGGACAAGAAGGACCAACTGGATGCGGATGCGGCCCAGCTGCAACGGCTGGGATACGCGCAGCAGTTGCTGCGTGACATGGGCGGCTTCTCCAACTTCGCCGTCTCCTTCTCCATCATCTCCATTCTCACGGGAGCGGTGACGCTCTATGGCCATGGCCTGCGCTTCGGCGGGCCATTCGTCATGGGGGTGGGCTGGCCGTTGGTGGCGGTGATGACGCTGACGGTGGCGGCGAGTCTGGCGCAGCTGGCCTCCTCGTTCCCGACGGCGGGGGCGCTCTACCACTGGTCGGCCATGCTGGGAGGCCCGCGGGTGGGCTTCTTCACGGCGTGGCTGAACACCATCGGCCAGTTCGCGATCACCGCGGGCATCGACTACGGCCTGGCGGAGTTCGTGGCGGACATGTTGGGGTGGCCGAGGGAGTCGCGGCTCCACGTGCTGTCGCTGTACGCGGTCATCCTGCTGTCGCACGCCATCCTCAACCACGTGGGCGTGCGCGCGGTGGCGCTGCTCAACAACGTGTCGGCCTGGTACCACGTGGCGGGGGTGGCGGTGGTGATTGGAGCGCTGGTGGCCTTCGCGCCCAAGCAGGAGCCGGGCTTCCTGCTCACGCGCTTCACCACGGAGAGCAGCGTCTACACGTACGGCTTCCTCATCGGCCTGTTGCAGGCGCAGTGGACGTTCACGGGCTACGACGCGAGCGCCCACGTCTCCGAGGAGACGATGGATCCGACGCGCAACGCGCCCTGGGGCATCTTCCTGTCGGTGGCGGTGAGCGCGGTGGTGGGCTACGCGCTGCTGGTGGGGGTGACGCTGGCGATTGGAGATCTGCCGGCGGCGGCGGCGGCGCCCAACCCCTTCCTGCACGTGCTGCGTGAGTCCCTGGGACCGGCGCTCGGTGGGGCGCTGGTGTGGATCGCGATTGGGGCCATGTGGTTCTGCGGACTGTCCTCGGTGACCTCGAACTCGCGCATGCTCTTCGCGTTCGCGCGGGACGGGGGGCTGCCGGGCTCGACGCACCTGGCGAGCGTGTCGCCGCGCTTCCGGAGCCCGCACGTGGCCATCTGGGTGTCGGTGGCGGCGGCGTTCGTGGTGGCCATCTGGAGCGGGGCGTACGCGGCCATGGTGGCGCTGAGCACGCTGGCCCTGTATGCCTCCTACGCACTGCCGGTGTGGGTGGGCCTGCGCGCGAGGAAGAACGGGACGTGGTCTCACCAGGGGCCGTGGGACCTGGGACGCTACTCCACGCTGGTGAACGTGGTGGCGCTGGGCTGGTGCGCGGTGGTGATGGTGCTCTTCGTGCTGCCGCCCAACGAGCTGGCCGGGTACACGTTCGCCGGGGCGCTGGCCCTGCTGACTGTCTACTGGGTGGCATTCCAGCGGCATACCTTCGTGGGACCGAAGGTGACATTGCTCGCTCCGTCTCCCGTCATCGGGGCAAGTTCAGGGGAATGA
- a CDS encoding RNA polymerase sigma factor, translated as MAIDVEACYRRYGPMVLRRCRFLLRDEERAVDAMHDVFVQLLDHQEALMQTAPSSLLHRMATNVCLNRMRSERRRPADTDEELLVRIASMEDLEARTGALAVLDRLFGREQVSTRTIAVLHLVDGMTYEDVAKEVGLSVSGVRKRLRTLRSHLQQLEAA; from the coding sequence TTGGCCATTGATGTGGAAGCCTGCTACCGCCGGTATGGACCGATGGTGCTCCGGCGCTGCCGCTTCCTCCTGCGCGATGAGGAGAGGGCCGTGGATGCCATGCACGATGTCTTCGTCCAGTTGCTCGACCATCAGGAGGCGCTGATGCAGACGGCTCCGTCGAGCCTGCTGCACCGGATGGCGACGAACGTGTGCCTCAACCGGATGCGCTCGGAGCGTCGGCGCCCGGCGGACACGGACGAGGAGTTGCTGGTGCGCATCGCGTCGATGGAGGACCTGGAGGCGCGTACGGGAGCCCTGGCGGTGCTGGACCGGCTCTTCGGACGGGAGCAGGTGTCCACGCGCACCATCGCCGTGCTGCACCTGGTGGATGGAATGACGTACGAGGACGTGGCGAAGGAGGTGGGACTCTCCGTCTCCGGCGTCCGCAAGCGCCTGCGCACCTTGCGCTCCCACCTGCAGCAACTGGAGGCCGCCTGA